A part of Rhinatrema bivittatum chromosome 16, aRhiBiv1.1, whole genome shotgun sequence genomic DNA contains:
- the LOC115077529 gene encoding olfactory receptor 11H6-like: protein MWEGNHTEVKFFILRGISIGGGAQAVLFPLFLLVYTLALVENLTIILLVRSNTSLHTPMYILLGNLSFAEIWYTTATVPKMLSGFLSEKNYISFIGCFLQYFFFFSLGSTEGFILTIMGYDRYLAICHPLRYNLLMSGRICYRLATICWVTGFLWTFVPVILVSRLPFCGNEIDHLLCDTGPLLELSCVRDFLTEVTSSVVTSVLILISLSFTCISYLFIIKATIRIPSLSGRLRAFSTCASHLTVVLMFIGGAMYMYVRPTGEHPLYTDKAVALIYTAVTPFLNPVIYSLRNKQFIEAVKKIMQHLLYRLYGARYSSRTSLAI, encoded by the coding sequence ATGTGGGAAGGAAACCATACAGAAGTGAAATTCTTTATTCTCCGTGGAATATCCATCGGTGGGGGTGCACAAGCTGTTCTATTTCCACTTTTCTTACTGGTCTACACTCTTGCTTTGGTGGAGAATTTAACAATCATCCTGCTGGTGAGGTCCAACACTTCCCTTCACACGCCCATGTACATTCTCTTGGGCAATTTGTCTTTTGCTGAAATCTGGTACACAACTGCTACTGTGCCGAAAATGCTCTCTGGCTTTCTGTCTGAAAAGAACTACATCTCCTTCATTGGCTGCTTCCTGCAGtactttttcttcttctctttgggCTCCACTGAGGGTTTTATTCTAACCATCATGGGTTATGATCGATATCTAGCCATCTGCCATCCCCTCCGCTATAATTTGTTGATGAGCGGAAGAATATGCTACCGCCTTGCCACTATCTGCTGGGTCACTGGCTTCCTCTGGACTTTTGTGCCTGTAATTTTAGTGTCACGCCTTCCCTTCTGTGGAAATGAGATTGATCATTTGCTATGTGATACGGGCCCACTGCTGGAACTTTCTTGTGTGAGGGACTTTTTGACAGAAGTGACCAGTTCTGTAGTCACCTCTGTATTGATTCTCATTTCCTTATCCTTTACTTGTATCTCTTACCTTTTCATTATAAAAGCCACAATAAGAATCCCTTCCTTATCTGGGCGTCTCAGAGCCTTTTCCACTTGTGCCTCACATCTCACTGTGGTGCTCATGTTCATTGGAGGTGCTATGTACATGTACGTCAGGCCCACAGGGGAGCACCCATTGTACACAGATAAGGCTGTGGCTCTAATCTACACTGCTGTGACTCCTTTCCTGAATCCTGTAATTTATAGTTTACGGAATAAGCAGTTTATAGAGGCAGTGAAAAAAATCATGCAACATTTATTATACAGATTATATGGAGCCCGATATTCAAGTAGGACTTCTCTGGCTATCTag